In the genome of Hyphobacterium sp. CCMP332, one region contains:
- a CDS encoding VOC family protein translates to MKRVTGLGGIFFKSEDPDKSKEWYKKHLGLNTNQYGATFHWRHADEPDKKGRTEWGPFDKNTEYMNPSKKDFMINYRVDNLEKLLEALKKEGVQIVGEMETYEYGKFGWIMDPDGVKIELWEPLDESVL, encoded by the coding sequence ATGAAAAGGGTAACAGGACTCGGCGGGATATTTTTTAAATCTGAGGATCCCGATAAATCAAAAGAATGGTATAAAAAACACCTGGGATTAAATACGAATCAATACGGCGCTACTTTTCACTGGCGTCATGCTGATGAACCCGATAAAAAGGGGCGGACAGAATGGGGGCCTTTTGATAAAAATACCGAATACATGAATCCCTCAAAAAAAGATTTTATGATCAATTACAGGGTAGATAATTTGGAAAAACTTCTTGAGGCACTCAAAAAAGAAGGCGTACAAATCGTAGGTGAAATGGAAACCTATGAATACGGCAAATTTGGCTGGATCATGGATCCGGACGGTGTTAAAATAGAGCTTTGGGAACCTCTGGATGAATCGGTACTTTAA